In Phytoactinopolyspora mesophila, the following proteins share a genomic window:
- a CDS encoding FadR/GntR family transcriptional regulator, translating into MPPEEAKAGSGTPPLPAYAKLAAEIRDQIVSGALKPGDQLPTEPELSSRYNVSRNTAREAMRVLASQGMLRVKRGVSGGLFVTHPAPDEISTSLQANIDLLTAGAQLPVSALVEVREMLEIPAAELAALRRTDEEVAVIRATLFRPDTVDTSLIFTYNRDFHAGLLAAHNPLLTLVAQPVFNILEDRILRDRASGRFWQQVDHDHREILSYVEARDQAGAREATRAHLWNLKSNYPRLDRDNIDA; encoded by the coding sequence ATGCCGCCCGAAGAGGCTAAGGCCGGTAGCGGCACTCCCCCACTCCCGGCGTACGCAAAGCTGGCGGCCGAAATTCGTGATCAGATCGTCTCCGGAGCACTCAAACCTGGTGATCAGCTACCTACCGAGCCTGAGCTTTCCTCCCGCTACAACGTCAGCCGGAACACGGCACGTGAGGCCATGCGAGTCCTCGCCAGCCAGGGCATGTTGCGAGTCAAACGCGGTGTGAGCGGAGGACTCTTTGTCACCCACCCAGCACCGGATGAGATCAGCACATCCCTGCAGGCCAACATCGATCTCTTAACGGCCGGCGCCCAGCTCCCGGTGTCCGCGCTCGTCGAGGTGCGCGAAATGCTTGAGATACCGGCCGCCGAACTGGCCGCGCTCCGGCGGACTGACGAGGAGGTGGCTGTGATTCGCGCAACCCTCTTCAGACCTGACACCGTCGACACGTCCCTCATCTTCACCTACAACCGCGATTTCCATGCCGGACTGCTCGCCGCCCATAACCCTCTGCTCACCCTTGTCGCGCAACCAGTCTTCAACATCCTCGAAGACCGCATTCTCCGTGACCGCGCGTCCGGTCGGTTCTGGCAACAGGTCGATCACGACCACCGAGAGATCCTGAGCTATGTCGAGGCTCGTGACCAGGCGGGCGCCCGGGAGGCAACCCGTGCCCATCTATGGAACCTCAAGAGCAACTACCCACGCCTTGACCGCGATAACATTGACGCTTAA
- a CDS encoding CaiB/BaiF CoA transferase family protein, with translation MKPLQDVRIISIEQYGAGPYGSLHLADLGAEIIKIEDPNSGGDVARYIPPYAEGEDSLFFETFNRNKRSLSLDIRSDAGRKVFEDLVRVSDAVYSNLRGDVPAALKLTYADLDHLNPRIVCCSLSGYGQTGPRAADPGYDYLLQGLVGWMDITGEPAGPPTKTGLSVVDFSGGLAGAIAVLAGIHAARRDGVGMDCDLSLFEVALSMLSYLATWHLNTGHQPARTRHSAHPSLVPFQNFQTKDAWIVVACAKEKFWRLLTKAIGRTDLANDERFATFADRARRAHELTPILEAAFRTRSSADWLARLHDAGVPCAPVNTVADALNDEQTIARGAIVNVDHPRWGAVQQLASPVHVGPPDPRHRRAPRRNEDFEYIVRDLLGYKDATITGLTTAGAFGQ, from the coding sequence ATGAAGCCACTCCAGGATGTTCGGATAATCAGCATCGAGCAGTACGGTGCTGGCCCCTATGGCAGCCTGCACCTCGCAGATCTTGGCGCAGAAATCATCAAGATCGAAGACCCGAACAGCGGTGGCGACGTCGCCCGCTACATTCCCCCGTACGCCGAAGGAGAGGATTCCCTGTTTTTCGAAACCTTCAACCGCAATAAACGCTCGCTGTCCCTCGACATCCGCTCAGATGCCGGCCGCAAAGTATTCGAAGATCTCGTCCGTGTCAGTGACGCCGTGTACTCCAACCTTCGCGGCGATGTCCCCGCGGCACTCAAGCTCACCTATGCCGACCTCGACCACCTAAACCCGCGTATCGTGTGCTGTTCACTCTCTGGATATGGCCAGACCGGACCCCGCGCCGCCGACCCAGGATACGACTACCTCCTGCAGGGACTCGTTGGCTGGATGGACATCACTGGCGAGCCCGCCGGCCCGCCGACCAAGACCGGACTGTCCGTCGTAGATTTCTCCGGCGGCCTTGCCGGCGCAATCGCCGTCCTGGCCGGAATCCACGCCGCAAGGCGCGACGGAGTTGGCATGGACTGCGACCTCAGTCTTTTCGAAGTCGCGCTGTCTATGCTCAGCTATCTCGCCACATGGCATCTCAACACCGGCCATCAACCAGCTCGAACCCGCCACTCGGCACATCCCTCACTGGTTCCCTTCCAGAACTTCCAGACGAAGGACGCATGGATCGTCGTCGCCTGCGCTAAGGAGAAGTTCTGGCGCCTACTCACAAAAGCGATCGGTCGCACCGACCTTGCCAACGACGAGCGTTTTGCGACGTTCGCCGATCGCGCTCGCCGCGCACACGAGCTCACGCCAATCCTCGAAGCTGCCTTCCGAACAAGATCCAGCGCCGATTGGCTTGCCCGGCTTCACGATGCCGGTGTCCCCTGCGCACCCGTCAATACCGTCGCCGACGCCCTGAACGACGAACAGACCATCGCCCGCGGCGCCATCGTCAACGTGGACCACCCACGATGGGGAGCTGTTCAACAGCTCGCCTCGCCCGTGCACGTCGGACCACCAGACCCCAGGCATCGCCGCGCACCGCGACGCAACGAAGACTTCGAGTACATCGTCCGCGACCTTCTAGGCTACAAAGATGCCACTATTACCGGCCTCACCACCGCTGGCGCCTTCGGGCAATAA
- a CDS encoding MaoC family dehydratase, which translates to MAAESGSRSSGRAKAGWKGRYYEDFEVGDHYQHPLGRTINEADNAWFTLLTMNTNQNHFNAEVAARAPYGKIIVNSGLTVALVLGLSVGDTSQNAIVNLSWEHIHLPHPLFVGDTVYAESLVLAKRESKSRPYAGIVTCRTRGLNQDGDECVTWERTFMVYKRDAPQVQDYFPAAKSGPMTLNPVEGDTE; encoded by the coding sequence ATGGCAGCGGAATCCGGGAGTCGAAGCTCTGGCAGGGCAAAGGCAGGCTGGAAGGGGCGCTACTACGAGGACTTTGAGGTGGGAGACCATTACCAGCATCCGTTAGGCCGCACCATCAACGAGGCAGACAATGCGTGGTTCACCCTGCTGACTATGAACACGAACCAGAACCACTTCAATGCCGAGGTCGCGGCCCGCGCGCCTTACGGCAAGATTATCGTCAATTCCGGCCTGACTGTCGCGCTGGTGCTCGGTTTGAGTGTCGGCGATACTAGCCAAAACGCCATCGTCAATCTCTCATGGGAGCACATCCACCTGCCCCACCCATTGTTTGTCGGCGACACTGTATATGCGGAGTCGCTTGTGCTGGCCAAGCGTGAATCGAAATCGAGACCATATGCCGGCATTGTGACTTGCCGGACCAGGGGCTTGAACCAGGACGGCGACGAGTGCGTCACGTGGGAACGCACGTTCATGGTGTACAAGCGCGACGCCCCGCAGGTTCAGGACTACTTCCCGGCGGCTAAGTCAGGCCCGATGACTCTCAATCCCGTCGAAGGAGATACGGAATGA